The sequence CGAGTCAGGCCAGCAAAATACAGCAAGTGCTGCTCAATATCCTGACCAACGGTGCCCAGGCCATGCAGACAGTTAAACGGGCACCCCCCAGGTTTATCCTTAGAATTCGCAAAGAAAAATCATCTGATATGATCCGTATGGAAATAGAGGATAATGGACCAGGAATGGATGAAAAGAATCGGTCAAAGGTGTTTGATCCATTTTTTACGACTAAACCAGTTGGTA is a genomic window of uncultured Desulfobacter sp. containing:
- a CDS encoding ATP-binding protein, yielding MQTVKRAPPRFILRIRKEKSSDMIRMEIEDNGPGMDEKNRSKVFDPFFTTKPVGIGTGLGLSVSYFIITENHKGKIDVISEQGKGANFIIQLPVHRKN